The Epilithonimonas zeae genome contains the following window.
CTTTTGAACGGTAATGGCTAAATCTCCGGTTCCGGTCGCTACATCCAAAACCAATTGTGGCTGGTCTTTTTTTAGCATATCTACCAACTTGTTTCTCCAAAGCACATCAATTTTCATTGATAAAACGTGATTCAAAAGATCATATTTTGGCGCAATGTTGTCAAACATATCTTCTACTTGACTTTTCTTGCTGTTTTCGGAGTTATATGGTGTTACGTTGTTGTGTTCCATTTTATAGTTGATAAATAATAATTGATAAACGGTTATTTAAACCGAATCATCAAAATTTGTAATAGTTGTTGTAATAATTGATAAAATCCTGCTTTCTGAAAATCTTTGATCTGCTTTCGATTTTTGCTACGTTTTTGATAACACGATCATAATCTTCGTCCAGATTGTAGTAGAAATCTTCAGAATATAGCTTGTTCATTTTCTTAACATCGCCAAGATAAAGTTTCTTGTCAATCTCCAAGCCTGGTTTTGTGGCCATCAAAGAATCTTTGTTTAAGCCATAACCATAGTACTGATTGTTGATGTAATAATCTTTGTGTGTGATATTCAGAAGACCTCTAACTTTGTTCACTGTGAAGGCAGAATCGTAAAGCATCTGCTTGTTCTGATCAAAAACCTGAATCTTATTTTTCCCTTTATTAAGGTCAACTTTCAGATATTGTCCGGCAGACAACACCTTTTCTTCGCCATTATTGACTTTGAAATAATAAGTTTCCGGCGTAGGATTATCTACCAAATAATAATTCGGTTTTGCCAAAAACAAAAAGTAAACAGCAAAGGCAAATCCCATTGCCAACAAAGAAAAAATCAAACCTTTTGTAGATGCGCTCAGATTTTTCATAGAGTGATTAAAGGTGCGAATTTACGTAATTTTTTCTGAGCTGTAATTCTGATATTAATCAACACTTTTGTTGCTGAAAAATAAAACTTCTGTGTCTCTCAGGTTTTCTATTTTTTGAGGATTGAAATTGAATTCCGGAGCTTTGGTTCCGTTTTTCAGATTAAGATTTGGATTTTTGAAAATCAAACTCTCATCCCAAAGATTTTGATTGATGAATTCCTGTAACGTAAAGCCTCCGCCTTCGATAATCACAGACTGAATTTGTAATTCATATAATTTTTCTAAAATCTGATTAATAGAGTTTTGCCTTTCTATTTTAATGAATTTTAGATTTCTATCTTCTAAATCTTTAACCGAATTAAAAATAATTGTTTCCGCTTCGCTATTATAAATATTAGAATTTTCAGAGACATCGAGATTGAAATCAATCAAAATTCTAATAGGATTTCGACCTTCAATTTCTCTCACAGTTAAACTCGGATTGTCGTGCAACGCAGTATTTTTTCCAACCAAAATGGCGTGTTCCTCACTTCTCATCTGATGAACAAATTGTTTCGAAAGCTTATTGCTGATTTGGAAGGGTTTAAAATCTTTGTCCATAAATCCATCCGCAGATTGTGCCCATTTCAAAATAATAAACGGACGTTTTTTCTCGTGATAAGTGAAAAACCGTTTGTTAAGTTGTCTGCATTCGTTTTCCAAAACGCTAGAAACAACTTCGATTCCTGCATCGGTAATGATTTTTTTACCTTTTCCATTCACTTTGTCGTGGCTGTCCATTGCGCCAATCACAACTTTTTTGAAACCGAGTTCCACAATTTTCAACGCGCAAGGTGGCGTTTTTCCAAAATGGGCACAAGGTTCCAATGAAACATAAATCGTAGATTCTGGAATCAAATGTTTGTCTTCGTCTTTAATGGAATTAATTGCATTGATTTCTGCGTGTGGTTCGCCTGCTTTCTTGTGAAAGCCTTCGCCGATAATTCGGTCATTATAAACGATTACCGAACCAACTAAAGGATTGGGGTAGGTTTTTCCTAAAGCTTTTTCAGCTAATTCGATACATCGTTTGATGTAAAACTCATCATCATTTTTAGCTTCTGACATCTTTACTCTGACTTCTAATAAAATTTATTTCTTCGGTTCTACCGCAGTCGGTTTGTAAGTTACCATCGGAACTGCAGTCGTAATGACCGCTTCCATCAGTCGACTTCTTTCTTTGGATAGAGCTTTGCTTGAGTATTTCAAATCGCCGGCAATTCTTTTTGAATAAGAAAAAATCACGAACGACTTTTTGCCATTGGTATCAAAATTTTTGAATCGATCAATATTATATTCTGCGTAAGATTCGCCTTCTTGCGGAACAACCGTTACGAGATAATCTACGATAATTTCCTTACCATCAGGGCTTTCTGTCACGCTCACAAAGGAATATTTGTCCTGAGTTCTTTCCTTTCTTTTCTCAACATATTCCACTTTTTGTTTGACAGCCGTTTCGATATCAATTTCTTTATCGAAGTATGAAATGTTAATGAGTTCCTTGTAATTTTTGAAATCATCATCTCTTAAAATATATTGCTGCTGCGCCCATGTCGCTGAGTTTTGCTTGCTCCAAGCCAGGAAATATTCATTGCCATTAAATGTCAACGGACCTGGAATATTCAGGCGGTCGATAACTTCCGTTGGAACTGCAGCTGTCGTTTCTTCGGTTTTAGTTTCCTGAGCGTAAACCAGAGATGAAAAAGCCAAACCGATTGAGATAGCCAGTAGATTTCTTATTTTCATATATTTTAGATTTGTTGTTTGTATCTAATATCTTTTAATTTATTTTTCAGAATCAATTTCCTTTAGAATTTGGTTAATCTGATTTAATGCATTTTGATATTCATCGATCAAGCCTTTGCTATTATAACTCAAATTAGAATAATTAGACTGCATTCTTTGACTTTTATAAAAATCGGATAAATTAAGATTACCAGGATCCGCATCTTTTATTTTCAGTTGTTCAGAATTTATAAAATTAACTCTGAATGTCAGATTAGGTAAAGTTTGCTGATAATATGCCAAAATTTGGTTCTTTAAAGAATCGTTTTCTATTGTTCCAATTTTACCACTTGATTTGAAACCTTCATATCTTCCAACATTGAAAGCAGATCCCAAAAGATAAAAATTTGAATGAGAGCCTACCAAACTGTCTGTTACAGATGTTTTTTGGTTTTTTAAAGAGAGAATAAATTTATAATCACTATCAAGACTTGACAATGTTTTTTTATTTTCTTCAATCAGTTTTGCATCTGCTTCCAGATCAGTTTTCAGTTCTTTTAGAAATTTGTTAGATTCTTTTTGCTCGTGTCTGTGCTCACTCCAGCCGTGAAGCCAAATAGAAAGTGATACTGCAAAAACAATAATAAAGATTTCGACAATGATTTCTTTAATTTTTTCGTTGACTGTATGTTTTGGATTTTTTACAGTTTTATAAATTTTTCTGGAATGTTTGCTGATTTCTTCTTGCATAAACTATTGTTTTTGTAGTTGTCAAAAAATTAAATTCTATTTTAATTCTTTCGGAATCTCACAAACAGGAATTGGATTCATCTTATGTTGAGTTGCTCTGTTGAATCTCAGATAGATTTCCATCACTTCTTTTTCTCTCCCGCTAAAATCTTCTGCATTTTTTCCTGCGATCTGCTGTTCCATTGCCCATTCCAATTCCGGATAAGTGGCGCCAATTTGATCTTCATCCGTTCTTTCAACTTCCCAAAGTCCGTCTGTTGGTTTTGCTTTTTGAATACTTTCAAGAATTCCTAATTCTTTTGCAATTTCGTAAACCTGAGTTTTATAAAGATCAGCAATAGGAGAGATGTCAACACCACCGTCACCATATTTTGTAAAAAATCCGACTCCGAAATCTTCTACTTTGTTTCCTGTTCCGGTTACCAATAATCCGTTGATTTGACCGTAATAATAAAGTGTTATCATTCTCAGTCTAGATCTTGTGTTGGCTTCTGCCAGATTTTTATTCGGCGAATCGTCTTTGTAGCCTTCTGTTGTTTTTTCAAAACTTTCAAAAGTTGGCGTAAGGTCAACTCGGAAACCTTCAACATTAGGGAAATTAGCTTTCAGAAAATCGATGTGATCTTGTGCTCTATCTACCTGATCGGGCTTTTGACGGATTGGCATTTCCAAAACCAAAGTTTGTAGTCCTGTTTTAGCTGCTAAAACTGAAACTACAGCGGAATCAATTCCTCCGGAAACGCCTACTACAAAACCTTTTGAGTTAGCTTTGGTTGCATAATCTTTTAACCAATTGACGATATGATCTATTACTTTTTGTGTCTGCATTATTTTTATTTTCTATTATTTTTTTCTAATTCGTACCAATTACAAATATCACCTTTATCAAAAAAAGTTCCCTTGTTTTCAAAACCTAATTTTGTGAGAATATGATTGGAAGATTCATTTCCAACATCAGCGTAAGCATAGATTTTATAAGCATTCAGTTGATTGAATCCAAAGTCTAAAGAAGCTATTGCTGATTCGGTTGCGTAACCTTTTCCCCAGAATTTGGGAAGAAAACGATAGCCTAATTCATATACATTTTTAAAACCGTTCACTTCATCAGTCAATAATTTAATTCCACACCATCCAATGAATTGATTGCTTTCATTTTCAATAACAGCCAATCTTCCGGTTCCATTATTTTTGTATTGATTCAGAATGTTATCAACCATTTTTGCGGATTCTTCTTTTTCCGTAATTGGCGAAACTCCAACATATTTCATAACATCAGGATTGCTGTCTAAAAGAAAAATGTTGTCAACATCTTCTTCTGTTAATTTTCTTAACATTAATCTTTCAGTAAATATTGGGAGCTTCATCTATTAAAATTGTATTTTTGCTGTTCGAAAATCTTAATGTAAAAATAATGAAGTTTTTCCGATATATCACGATTTCTGCAGTTTTAGTTTTTGGATTGAGTTCCTGCAAAAAAGAAAATGAAAACAAATGGAATGTCGAAATTAAAAATCCGGTTAAAAAAGTAGAAGTCACAGATTTGTCTGGTGAATTTTATAATTCTTCGGTTAATCTTGAAGATTTTAAAAATAAATATCCTTGGTTTCAAGGTTCTGTTCCTGATGCAGATTACGAAAGCAGAAGAAAGGATACAATGGAAGTTCGCATTTATAAAGAAGCGATTTCTAAGATTGATAAAACAAAACTGAATAAAGATTTGGTTGATCTTTTTTCACGTATCAAAAATTATTTCCCGAAGTTCGTTCCACCTCATATTTATCTTTATTCATCGGTTATTGATCCCCAAAATGTGACAGATCCGATATTCCTGAGAGAAGATCAGAATATGCTTTTTGTTGATATCACAGGTTTTCTAGGAAATGGAAACAAGAATTATAAAGGCTTGGAATTGTACTTTCAAAAATCGATGAATCCGGATAATTTAATTCCGAAGATTTCTGCTTTTTTTGCAGCGAGATTAGTTCCTGTGCCAGTAGATCAACAGAAATTTTTGGATCAAATGGTTTATCAGGGAAAGATTCAGATTCTTCAGGATGCATTTTTACCTAATGTTCCTGACTATTTTAAAATCAATTATACCAAGGAACAATACGATTGGGCGGTTGCTAATGAAGCCAACATCTGGAATTATTTTGTAGAAAGCGATTTGTTATTCAGTGCAGACCCGAATCTTTCAGAAAGATTTATCACACCTGGACCGTTTTCAAAATTCTACACAGAAGTGGATCGTGAAAGTTCCCCACAAATTGCAATTTGGACTGGTTGGCAGATTTGCAAACATTATCTGAAAGCACATCCAGAAGAAAAATTACAACTTTTTTTGAAAAAGAATGCAACAGAAATTTTCAATGGCTCGGAATATAGACCAAAATAGAGTCGGAGAGTTTTGGATTAAGTTTATGCTGAGCTTGTCGAAGCGCCTTTGTAAGCTTAAAAATAGTTAATTAAATAAAAAAATCTTTGTGAACTCTGTGTTCAAAAAGAAGTATCATATATTAAAGAATAGAATCAATGAAAAAATCAAAAATAGTTATTGATGTAGAGTTGGACGATAATCACGTTCCGGAAAAAATGTTTTGGAAAGCCGAAGATGGTGGCATCAAAAGGCAGGAAACCAAAGCAGCGATGATTTCAGTTTGGGACAGCAAAGCAATGGAGGCTTTGAGAATCGACCTTTGGACAAAAGATATGCCTGTTGACGAAATGAAGAGATTCTTCCATCAGATTCTGGTTTCTATTGGACATACTTACGAAAGAGCAACCAGCGAAGATGATGTAGCACAATGGTTGCAAGAAGTAGCTGAAGAGTTTGCTGTGAAATCAGCGATTAAAATGTAAATCGTAAAATAGTAAAACTGTAAAATCGTTTATATAAATATGTGATTTAGCAAATCATCAAATCAACGATTTTACGAATTAACAAATCAAAAAATATGAAATTCAATACAAAAGTTATACACGGTGGACAACACCACGAACCAGCAACTGGAGCGGTAAATGTTCCTGTTTTTTTAACATCGACATTCGCGCAAAAAAGTCCGGGACAATTAATTTCCGGCTACGAATATTCCAGAGGAGCAAATCCTACGAGACAAGCTTTAGAAGATTCTTTAGCAAGCATCGAAAACGGAGCTAGAGGTTTAGCTTTCGGTTCCGGTTTGGCTGCAATTGATTGTGTTTTGAAATTATTAAATCCAGGCGACGAAGTGATTGCTGTCGATGACCTTTACGGTGGTTCTTACAGAATGTTCACAAGATTATTCGAGAAATACCAATTGAAATTTACATTCATCGGTTTTGATAATGTTGAGGAATTGGAAAGTGTTATTACTGATAAAACCAAATTAATCTGGCTAGAAACTCCGACCAATCCTTTGATGAAATTAGTGGATATCAAAATGGTCGCTGATGCTGTAAAAGGGAAAGATATTTTGGTAGCTGTTGATAATACATTTGCAACGCCTTACATTCAGAAGCCTTTGGATTTAGGAGCTGATATTGTGATGCATTCTGCGACTAAATATTTGGGTGGACATTCTGATGTGATTGCCGGTGCTTTAATTGCAAAAGATGCTGAATTAGGAGAGAAATTACATTTTATCCAATTTGCGAGTGGTGGAATTTTAGGCCCTCACGATTCTTATTTGGTCTTAAGAGGAATCAAAACTTTGGCGCTTAGAATGCAAAGACATTCTGATAACGGTTTTGAGATTGCAAAATATCTTGAGAATCATTCTTTGGTAGAAAAGATTTATTATCCGGGGTTATCGTCTCATCCGCAGTACGATTTGGCGACAAGACAAATGACGGAATTTGGTGGAATGGTTTCTTTCACTTTCAAATCCGGAAAAAAAGATGACGCCATTAAATTCTTGGAAAATATCAAAGTTTTCACTTTGGCAGAATCTTTGGGTGGAGTAGAATCGTTAGCGAATCTTCCTGCAATGATGACGCACGCTTCAATCCCTGAAGATAAAAGAGCGGTTCTAGGAATCACGGATGATTTGGTGAGATTAAGTGTCGGAATCGAAGATGCAGAAGATTTGATTGCTGATTTGGAACAAGCGTTTAACTCAATAAATGATTAATGATAATTAATTTAATTTCTATCATTTATAAATTATCATTCATCAATTATAATTAAAATATGACTTTTCGTGATGCGACTTTAGATGACCTTCCTAAGATTGTGGAAATTTATAATTCTACGGTTGCATCTCGATTGGTTACTGCTGATTTGGAACCTGTTTCTGTCGAGAGCAAAATCGATTGGTTTCATCAGCATAACTCTGAATTTCGTCCACTTTGGATAGTTTTGGATTCGGAGAAAAATATAGTTGGTTGGGTAAGTTTTCAGGATTTTTACGGAAGACCAGCTTATCAGAAAACGGCTGAAATCAGTATTTATATTGATGAAAAATATCGGGGAAAAGGCTTGGGTAGATTGATTCTGGAATATGCCATCGAAAAGTCCAACGACCTCGGAATAGAAAATCTTTTGGCTTTCATCTTTGCACACAATCTTCCGAGTCTGACTTTGTTTGAGAAATTCGGGTTTGAATTATGGGCCAATCTCAAAAATATTGCAGAATTGGACGGCGAAAAGAGAAGCCTTATTATTCTCGGAAAAACTATCAAAGACTCAAATCATTAAATGGAAAACATCGCTTCTTGTTGTTATTGGATTATTTCAGCTCTGGCGATTTTGTCGGTATTGATTCCTGCTATCAAAAACACTTATTGGACTTTTAGGGTTTTCGATTATCCTCGATTTCAGAAATTTGTTATTCTTTTAATCCTCATTTTCGCGTGGTTTTTCACTTTCGAAAATCCAAATATTTATGAATATTTAATTCTCATTATTGAAGTAATTTGTGCAGGATATTTGTTCTATATCATCTTGCCTTACACAGATTATGGGAAAACGATGATTGATAAAACTCAACCAAATCCTGATGAAAAAGTTTTAGATATTCTCGTTTGTAATGTTTATCAGCATAACAGGAATTATCAGAAGTTAATTGATTTAGTAAAAGAAGAAAATCCATCCGTTTTATTTTTTCTGGAGACTGATGAAGAATGGCAAAACGCTTTAAAATCGGTTACAAAACATTACGAATATAAAATTGAAGTTCCTCTCGCCAACACTTACGGGCTTTTGTTTTACAGCCATTTTCCGGTTAAGAATTACGAAATTAATTATTTGATTGATGACGATATTCCGTCGATTGTGGCGGATTTGGAATACAAAAATCAAGTTGTCAGATTATTTGGAATTCATCCAACACCGCCGGTTCCGCAGGAAAATCCTGAAAGTACGGAACGTGATGCGGAGATTCTTTTGGTTGGAGAAAAAGCGAAAAACTATGGCAAACCTTCCATTGTTTTCGGAGATTTGAATGATGTCGCTTGGTCCAGAACGACTAAATTATTTCTAAAATCCAGCGGGATGCTCGACCCGCGACGTGGACGAGGAATGTTCAATACGTTTCACGTCAAATATTGGTTTCTGCGTTGGCCTCTTGACCACTTTTTCGTAAGTCCACATTTCCGACTAGTAGATATGAAAAGAATGAAATCTGTTGATTCTGACCATTTTCCGATTTGGATTTCGTTGGTTGTGCGAAATGAGGATAAAGAAGACCAATTCGGTATTTCTAATGAAGAACAAGAGGAGGTTTTTGAAAAAATAGAAGAAGGTATCGAGAAAGGCGACGCTAATTAGAATTTTTTAAAAGAAAATTTCACGCAGATTTCGCAAATTGGGCAGGTTTTTGATGATTTGCTAAATCTAGAAAATCAGCGAGAAGTAATTTTAATTTTTGCTGATTCTTTAATTTTAAATTAAATCTAAAATTTATGAAAAAACTGATTCTTGCTTTCGCAGTTTTCTTTTGTTTCCAATTTTCTTTTGCTCAGAAATCTGAAGCTAATCCAATTTATATTGTTGATAACGTGATTGTTTCTAATGTGTTGCTTCACAGTTTCAATCCAAATGATATAGAAAATGTTCAGGTTTACAAATCGCCATCTTCGCAAATCGAACAATATGATGACCTCGTAAAAAATGGTTTGATTAATATTATAATGAAAAAGCCTCAAGCTATCGAAAAAGTAACAATTGCTGAAGCTAAAACAAAATTGAATCTCACTCAAGAATCAAGATTTTTTCTGAATGATATCGAAGTTCACAACGAGTCGATTCTAATTGCGGAAGACCTTTTGAAAAAAGCCAGAATTCTACAGCCTGATAAGAAATTCAATAATTATAAAGTTCCTGCAGTCAACATAGAAACTAATTAAAACCATTAATAAAAATTTCAATTCAAATTTCTATACTCATTTGGGCTTAAGCTAATTTTTTGATTAAACAATGTCGTAAAATGCTGAGAGAATTATCAGTAGAACTATTTCCCAACTGCAATAACAAAAAAAGGATAGCTCTTCTATCTCTTACGCAGAAAAAGTCCGCTCGACAATTCGTAAAGCGGACTTTCTTGAAAATTTGTTTTGTATTCGTTAGATTTTAAATCCTCCGGAAACTTCGATTCTCTGTGCATTAATCCATTTAGAATCATCTGAACAAAGGAACGCGACCACGCTTCCGATATCATCTGGCAAACCAACTCTTCCCAAAGCTGTTTCAGACGAGATATGGTTGTTCAAATCTGCCACATCACGCACAACGCCGCCTCCAAAATCAGTTTCAATCGCACCAGGCGCAATGGAGTTCACTCTGATTTTTCTGCTTCCTAATTCCAAAGCCTGGTATCTTGATAAAGAATCAATTGCAGCTTTCATTGCTCCATAAGCAGAATATCCAGCGAAAGAAAATCTTGCCAAACCAGAAGATGTGTTCACAACGCTGCTTCCGTCATTCAGTAATGGTAATAATTTTTGAGTTAAGAAATATGGACCTTTGAAATGGATATTCGTCATCGCATCCAAAATTTCCTCAGTTGTTGTTTCAAAACTTTGATTAATTCCGATTCCTGCGTTGTTTACCAAAGCGTCCAATTTTGCGGAAGCAAACTGAGTGTCCAAAACATTTTGTACTTCCGTTGTAAATTGGTCAAAACCTGAAGTTGTAGAAATATCCAAAGGCAATGCGTACGCTTTCTGTCCGATGCTTTCGATTTGCTTTACAACTTCATTTGCTGCTTCTTTTTTTGTTTGATAAGTGATTATAAGGTCGAATCCTTTTTTTGCCAGTTGTAAAGCTGAATCTTTACCCAATCCACGACTTCCGCCGGTTACTAATGCTATTTTACTTGCCATGTTTTAATGTTTTATTTAATGGTACAAAGTTGAAAAATTATGGCATCAGGTTATTTGTATAAATCAAATCGATATTTGTGAAAATCAAACAATCATTAATTCTCGGTAATGCTGTGGCGACTGTTGGCTGTGTTTCTTGAAAAAGTTAGAAAAATGCGCGACTTCTTCAAAACCTAATGTGAAAGCAATTTCAGAAATATTCCATTGGGTTTGAGTTAATAATATTTTAGCTTCCTGGAAGATTCTGCTTCCTATTATTTCTCCGGTCGTTTTTCCGGTTGTTTCCTTTAAAACTCTATTCAAGTGGTTCACATGGACTCCCAATATTCCGGCAAAATCGGCAGGTGTTTTCAGTTGCAGAAGCTGACTGATGTTTTCGATGGGAAACTGTCTTTCCAGTAATTCGATAAATAATGTTGTGGCTCTGGAAGCGGCAGTTTTATTATTTTCAATGGGCTGAATTGGTTTTAATTTCTGGCCAAAATGAATCAGTTCCATCACATAATTTCTCAACAAATCATATTTATATAGATAATCCGACTTGATTTCTTCGTGCATTTTCAGGAATATAGCTTCGAACTGATGATATTGTTCTGTAGTAATCTGAAAAATAAAATCGCTGTTTGCAGAGAACACTGGAAGATTATCAAGTTCTAATCCAATCTTAGTAGTTGGTAAAAAATCTTTGGTAAAAACACAAAAATGTCCAGATTGGTCTGTACAGAGATGCGTGTAATTGTAAGGAATTTTTGGTGATGCAAAAAGAACGGCGCAATCTTCAATCTGGATTGTTTTGTCTGCATATTCCACTTTGTTCTTACCATTAATCAAACTTATTTTGTAGTAAGTTCTTCTGTTGTAGGGCATTTCGGTTTTCGATTTACAGCTTCTGTAAATTTCAGAAATATCAAAAACATTAAAGTGACCAATATCCTTATTAATATTTTCATTTAGGAATTGATTGATATCTGGACAAGTATCTCCAAGAATATCCTGATAAAATTCTTTGATGGTAATAGAACTCATTGTATTTGTAAAAATCAAAGATACGAGTTTGGAATTGATTTCAGAAGATATATTAGTTAATAGAAAATTCTATTTATATATAAAATTGAATCATTCCGTCATTTTGGCTACAACCAAACTCATTTTGGCAACATTTTGCTTGCTGCTTCTGCGGACATTTGTATTATAAAATTTAAACAAAATTTACAATGCAAAAAACA
Protein-coding sequences here:
- a CDS encoding GNAT family N-acetyltransferase, with amino-acid sequence MTFRDATLDDLPKIVEIYNSTVASRLVTADLEPVSVESKIDWFHQHNSEFRPLWIVLDSEKNIVGWVSFQDFYGRPAYQKTAEISIYIDEKYRGKGLGRLILEYAIEKSNDLGIENLLAFIFAHNLPSLTLFEKFGFELWANLKNIAELDGEKRSLIILGKTIKDSNH
- the gldC gene encoding gliding motility protein GldC, which gives rise to MKKSKIVIDVELDDNHVPEKMFWKAEDGGIKRQETKAAMISVWDSKAMEALRIDLWTKDMPVDEMKRFFHQILVSIGHTYERATSEDDVAQWLQEVAEEFAVKSAIKM
- a CDS encoding endonuclease/exonuclease/phosphatase family protein, with product MENIASCCYWIISALAILSVLIPAIKNTYWTFRVFDYPRFQKFVILLILIFAWFFTFENPNIYEYLILIIEVICAGYLFYIILPYTDYGKTMIDKTQPNPDEKVLDILVCNVYQHNRNYQKLIDLVKEENPSVLFFLETDEEWQNALKSVTKHYEYKIEVPLANTYGLLFYSHFPVKNYEINYLIDDDIPSIVADLEYKNQVVRLFGIHPTPPVPQENPESTERDAEILLVGEKAKNYGKPSIVFGDLNDVAWSRTTKLFLKSSGMLDPRRGRGMFNTFHVKYWFLRWPLDHFFVSPHFRLVDMKRMKSVDSDHFPIWISLVVRNEDKEDQFGISNEEQEEVFEKIEEGIEKGDAN
- a CDS encoding cystathionine gamma-synthase; its protein translation is MKFNTKVIHGGQHHEPATGAVNVPVFLTSTFAQKSPGQLISGYEYSRGANPTRQALEDSLASIENGARGLAFGSGLAAIDCVLKLLNPGDEVIAVDDLYGGSYRMFTRLFEKYQLKFTFIGFDNVEELESVITDKTKLIWLETPTNPLMKLVDIKMVADAVKGKDILVAVDNTFATPYIQKPLDLGADIVMHSATKYLGGHSDVIAGALIAKDAELGEKLHFIQFASGGILGPHDSYLVLRGIKTLALRMQRHSDNGFEIAKYLENHSLVEKIYYPGLSSHPQYDLATRQMTEFGGMVSFTFKSGKKDDAIKFLENIKVFTLAESLGGVESLANLPAMMTHASIPEDKRAVLGITDDLVRLSVGIEDAEDLIADLEQAFNSIND
- the ribD gene encoding bifunctional diaminohydroxyphosphoribosylaminopyrimidine deaminase/5-amino-6-(5-phosphoribosylamino)uracil reductase RibD; the encoded protein is MSEAKNDDEFYIKRCIELAEKALGKTYPNPLVGSVIVYNDRIIGEGFHKKAGEPHAEINAINSIKDEDKHLIPESTIYVSLEPCAHFGKTPPCALKIVELGFKKVVIGAMDSHDKVNGKGKKIITDAGIEVVSSVLENECRQLNKRFFTYHEKKRPFIILKWAQSADGFMDKDFKPFQISNKLSKQFVHQMRSEEHAILVGKNTALHDNPSLTVREIEGRNPIRILIDFNLDVSENSNIYNSEAETIIFNSVKDLEDRNLKFIKIERQNSINQILEKLYELQIQSVIIEGGGFTLQEFINQNLWDESLIFKNPNLNLKNGTKAPEFNFNPQKIENLRDTEVLFFSNKSVD
- a CDS encoding SusC/RagA family TonB-linked outer membrane protein; protein product: MKKLILAFAVFFCFQFSFAQKSEANPIYIVDNVIVSNVLLHSFNPNDIENVQVYKSPSSQIEQYDDLVKNGLINIIMKKPQAIEKVTIAEAKTKLNLTQESRFFLNDIEVHNESILIAEDLLKKARILQPDKKFNNYKVPAVNIETN
- a CDS encoding helix-turn-helix domain-containing protein, which translates into the protein MSSITIKEFYQDILGDTCPDINQFLNENINKDIGHFNVFDISEIYRSCKSKTEMPYNRRTYYKISLINGKNKVEYADKTIQIEDCAVLFASPKIPYNYTHLCTDQSGHFCVFTKDFLPTTKIGLELDNLPVFSANSDFIFQITTEQYHQFEAIFLKMHEEIKSDYLYKYDLLRNYVMELIHFGQKLKPIQPIENNKTAASRATTLFIELLERQFPIENISQLLQLKTPADFAGILGVHVNHLNRVLKETTGKTTGEIIGSRIFQEAKILLTQTQWNISEIAFTLGFEEVAHFSNFFKKHSQQSPQHYRELMIV
- the nadE gene encoding NAD(+) synthase: MQTQKVIDHIVNWLKDYATKANSKGFVVGVSGGIDSAVVSVLAAKTGLQTLVLEMPIRQKPDQVDRAQDHIDFLKANFPNVEGFRVDLTPTFESFEKTTEGYKDDSPNKNLAEANTRSRLRMITLYYYGQINGLLVTGTGNKVEDFGVGFFTKYGDGGVDISPIADLYKTQVYEIAKELGILESIQKAKPTDGLWEVERTDEDQIGATYPELEWAMEQQIAGKNAEDFSGREKEVMEIYLRFNRATQHKMNPIPVCEIPKELK
- a CDS encoding GNAT family N-acetyltransferase; protein product: MLRKLTEEDVDNIFLLDSNPDVMKYVGVSPITEKEESAKMVDNILNQYKNNGTGRLAVIENESNQFIGWCGIKLLTDEVNGFKNVYELGYRFLPKFWGKGYATESAIASLDFGFNQLNAYKIYAYADVGNESSNHILTKLGFENKGTFFDKGDICNWYELEKNNRK
- the gldB gene encoding gliding motility lipoprotein GldB, whose product is MKFFRYITISAVLVFGLSSCKKENENKWNVEIKNPVKKVEVTDLSGEFYNSSVNLEDFKNKYPWFQGSVPDADYESRRKDTMEVRIYKEAISKIDKTKLNKDLVDLFSRIKNYFPKFVPPHIYLYSSVIDPQNVTDPIFLREDQNMLFVDITGFLGNGNKNYKGLELYFQKSMNPDNLIPKISAFFAARLVPVPVDQQKFLDQMVYQGKIQILQDAFLPNVPDYFKINYTKEQYDWAVANEANIWNYFVESDLLFSADPNLSERFITPGPFSKFYTEVDRESSPQIAIWTGWQICKHYLKAHPEEKLQLFLKKNATEIFNGSEYRPK
- a CDS encoding SDR family NAD(P)-dependent oxidoreductase, which encodes MASKIALVTGGSRGLGKDSALQLAKKGFDLIITYQTKKEAANEVVKQIESIGQKAYALPLDISTTSGFDQFTTEVQNVLDTQFASAKLDALVNNAGIGINQSFETTTEEILDAMTNIHFKGPYFLTQKLLPLLNDGSSVVNTSSGLARFSFAGYSAYGAMKAAIDSLSRYQALELGSRKIRVNSIAPGAIETDFGGGVVRDVADLNNHISSETALGRVGLPDDIGSVVAFLCSDDSKWINAQRIEVSGGFKI